In Cardinium endosymbiont of Dermatophagoides farinae, the sequence GATAGAGGAGCATGCCATGCAATTGGTGGCCCAAGGGAAGTCGACTCAAGCAAAATCTTTAATGGAAGAGATGGAGCGCTGTTTAGCGACTGGTAACCTACCAGGACTAGATGAGCTACTAGAAAGATTTGCTATTGTATGTCCCCTATCTAAGACCGCTCATTGGACCCCTGTGCGCCAATTTAACCTAATGTTTTCGACTCAAATGGGTGCACAAAATGATGGAACTACTATTTATTTGCGACCAGAAACGGCACAGGGTATTTTTGTTAATTTCTTAAATGTTCAAAAAACAGCACGGATGAAGCTCCCTTTTGGGATCGCCCAAGTTGGGAAAGCATTCCGGAATGAAATTATAGCCCGCCAATTTATCTTTCGTATGCGTGAGTTTGAGCAAATGGAAATGCAGTTTTTCATTCAACCTGGCACAGAAAAAAAATGGTTCGACTACTGGCAAGAGACCCGTAAAGATTGGTATAGCAGCTTAGGTATTAACCAGGAAAAAATCAATATACATCCGCACAAGCAACTGGCACATTATGCAACGGCTGCGGTTGACATTGAATATGCCTTTCCATTTGGGTCTAAAGAAGTGGAAGGGATTCATTCTAGAACAGACTTTGACTTAAAACGCCATGAACATTATGCCAAAAAGAAATTACAATACTTTGACCCTGATTTGAAACAACATTATACACCATATGTGATAGAGACTTCTGTAGGGCTTGACCGATTGGTTTTAATGTTGTTGGATAATGCTTTAACAAAAACGGATGACCCAGCAAAAAGAACCTACTTAAAGCTGCCTGCTCCACTGGCACCTATTAAAGCAGCCATTTTCCCACTGGTAAAAAAAGACGGATTAGCCGAAAGAGCACTAGCGCTGTTTAACGCGCTTAAATATGATTTCCCGCTTATCTATGAAGAGACACAATCGATTGGCAAGCGATATACCAGGCAAGATCTTATCGGTACGCCTTATTGCATTACCATTGACTACCAAACCCTAGAAGATGAAACCGTTACCGTACGGGAACGAGATTCTATGGCACAATACCGCATGAAGATTGCTGAAACAGCCGGCTACTTACATGCTGCAACGCATATCAAATCACTGTTATTACAGCTAAAAACGTAGGTTAAACTTGATTTATTTAAGAAATATTGGTATCGTTGTATAATTCCTAATGCTAAGGGGGGTTAGCTCAGTTGGTTAGAGCGTCTCGATGGCATCGAGAAGGTCGGGGGTTCGAATCCCCCATTCTCCACCAGACAAAAGATAGCGACACCTGCATCATGCTTACATCAATTTCAACATCCTTACGGCGCTTCCATTTCAGCTATTTATTGCTCCTTTCTATTATTTCCTGTGTTGCGGTACAGGAACCAGAAGGTGGCCCTCCTGATGAGACCCCACCTAAACTAGTCCGTTCTTTTCCAGAAAATGGCGCATTAAATGTTAAGGGTAAAAAGATCCGACTTACTTTTAATAAAGATGTTGAGGATGAAAACATTTACAGCAATCTACTGATCATGCCCAAGTTAAATCAACCCAAAAATAAACAGCCCTACAGCTATACCATAAGTGGAAAAACGCTAGAACTGAAACTCAATGTCCCGCTACAAGAGGACACTACCTATTCCATCCACTTTAACAAAGCGGTTAAGGATACACATGAAGGCACTAAGGCAATTGGTGATCCATTAACCTTTAGTACGGGTTCTTTTATAGATCCGATTACGCTTAAAGGAAAAATAAAAGAGTTATTAACCAATAAGCCAGTAGGGGATGTTAGCGTCTATCTTTATAGTGCAACAAGAGACCCTGAAGAATGGCAAGAAAAAGGCACACCGGATTACTATACTACAGCTGATCAAGATGGAAATTTTTCGATAGGTTGTATACGGTTGGGCAAGTATTATATACGGGCTACTACTGGGAAAAGCAATACCTATAAAATCGATTATGAAAAGGATAAATATGGATTTTTTAAAGACCCTATTGACTTAAATGACGCTCGAGCAGATATTGTACTCGGCCTTATCGCATCTGATGTGCGTGACTTGAAGCTGCTACATGGTACGCCCCAAAAAGGAATTTTTGAAATAGTCTTTAACAAAGCAATCACAAGCTATCAACTGACGCCTCTGCAAACCGTAGGGACAAAGGACAAGCCACAGGTCTACAGTTTATGCTCAGAAGCATCACCTAAAACAATCACTATTTACAATACTTTTGGTCTCTTGCAAGGAGATACCTTTAAGGTTAAGGTAAAAGCTGAGGACCATTTGCACAACTCATTAGAAGAGGATATACCCATCCATTTCAAGGAAGGAAAAACAGACAAAACAACCCTAAGCTATAGCCTATCGCCATCCATACTGCCATCTATACTGCCTGATTTCACAACCTCTATTGTATTTAACAAACCCATTAAAACCTTTAAAGAAGGATTAATCTATTTTGAATGCAAAAACCAGCAAAAAATTGCATTAAAAGAAAATGAGTGGGCATGGAATGGAGACCGAACCAAGCTTACGATACAAAAACATTTCACTGCAGAAGAGATCATGCAGTTTGCCACACAAGAAGAGGAAAAAGAGCATAAAAGTAAAACTATAAAGCAGATCGTTACGCTACAGGTAGAACCGGGTGCTTGTACGGCGTTTGACCAAACCACCCATAAAAAGATTTGCCAAACCTATCCACTTAGGAGAAAAGAAGAAACAGGCACCATTTCAGGAAATGTAGAGACGGATAGGCCCTATTTCATTATTGAACTATTGAATCAAAAAGACGAGTGTATAGATTCCATGCGGAATAGAAAAAGCTATCAATTTAAAATGGTTCCGCCTGGATCCTATAAAATGCGTTTATTGGTCCTCAACGAAGGGGAAGAGGAGTGGTCACCTGGGAATATCCTTAAAAACATTGAGCCAAATCCAGTAATCTTTTACGAAAGAGAAATCAATGTGATTGAAAACTGGGAGGTAAGCGGTATTGATTTTAAACTTTAATAATGATTCATATCTATACAGACGGTGCTGCTAGAGGAAATCCAGGTCCAGGTGGATATGGCATTATTTTAAAGCACAACGGCTACACGAAAGAACTATCCCAGGGCTATAGAAAAACAACCAACAATCGCATGGAGCTACTGGCCGTTATCATAGGCTTAGAAGCCCTAAAACAGACAAGACAAGAGGTCACGATCTATTCCGATTCCAAATATGTCATCCATGCAGTAGAAAAAGGATGGCTTAAAAATTGGATCAAAATAGATTTCAAGCAGAAAAAAAATCCTGATTTATGGAAACGTTTCTGGACGGTCTATCAAAAACATCTTGTTCAATTTTGTTGGGTAAAGGGCCATTCTGGCCACTATGAGAACGAACGCTGTGATGCGCTTGCTGTGGCCAGCAGCTATGCCAATCTGCTTGTAGATACCTATTATGAAAGCAATAGCTGCATAGCGTTTTGAAGATTAAATAGGTAAGGATTATATAAATAACCTGATTAGTATGATTTATGCACATTTTCAAGTGATTTTTCAGCACATATTTCAATTAGTACTTTTATTTACCCTATTGACAATAGCTTGACAAATTTTTTTCATTTGATCAACTATGTGATTTACAGCATCCAGTTTCAGCATTTTCCCCAATGGGATGTAAAAAGCTAATGTTTCTTCAGCTACTCTTTTCTGTTTTTCAAATGAATGAAACCCAATGGTTTGCAGGTTATGTAACCGGTCAGCTAATTTGACCATAATAACTCTTATATCTTTATAATCAGCTATTTTTTGTTTATTCTCTGTGGCTGTAAGTTTGATTTTTCTCCATGCTATACAATCCATATTTGTAACCTTATCGACTATGTAGGCTACTTCTTTTCCATATTGATAGGCTATTTGATCTAAGCAGAGTAGTGTGTCTTCTATAGTATCGTGTAGTAAAGCTGCAACGATAGCATCCGGATCATTGGTCATCTTTAATAAAATGGTGGCTACCATTAATGGGTGAGTGTAAAATAAGTCTCCTGATTTTCTGAACTGACCTCTATGTATCTGCTTAATCTGGTCGATGACATTTTGCACAATGTTTAGATCTAAATTCGTATTTTCTTGTAGCTGAGACAAGAAAGCTTTTTCTATAGCCAAAGAGGCTTCAGTTTCCCATGGCCCTTCCCAGACAGGTAGTTCATCTGTTACTTTAGGTCGAATGGCCTGTAAATCTACTGGTATTATGTAGACTAGCTGATTAGACCTTTCCGTCGTTATGATTTCACTATATCCATAATGCGCATCGATGACGCGTTGATTTTTATAGCCAGTTAATTCAGTTATACTGTTAGGAATACTGATTTCAGAAATCGTTGTGTGTACTGTGTAAACAGGTTTTACGCTTACATAATCTTGTGTTGTAGAAAGTATAAAGCCAATTGCAGGAGCTATTTTTTTATAATGTCGATTGGTTACTAGATGCAATGGATAACACAATGTGGTTTCTTGCAAGGATAAAATAAGTGGAAAATCTGTCGATTCTTTTTGTAAATCATTCAATTTGCTTACGAATAGTTGAATAATTTGTTCACTATCACAACAAATAGACTCACATTTTGTGTCGACACAAACTTGTACTTTCTCCTCTAATCCTAGTGGTTTAAGCGATACAGCTAGTTTAGCAAGCAGTTCATTAACTTCTATAGGAGCTACATTGAGGCGTAAATAGGCTATATTGCTATAAGTTCGATTTTTATAGTAAGTAATAAAGGCATCTAATTGCTCAACAGATTTTTGAATAGAAAGACTCTTTTTAATGGTTTGTTTTGATATTTCCTTTAAACTTTTTTTTACATAGTTAAAATAAGCTGCTTGGTTAAAGAAATGTTTTTCTTGTAATACTTGATGTTGTATACTATATAAGTAGTCTAATTCATTTAATCTTTGTATATGGTTGAGTTGCTGTTGTTGCGCATATAGTTGTGCGATTTGCTTTCTTTTTCTATAGGAAAAAATCAAGCCAATAAGCAGGGACATGGTAACTTGATAACCAAGTAGATAATATGAGGTATTGTACGCATTCCATTGTACAGGCCCAAAATGATCCTTAAACAATAACCATCCAAGTGTAATACTCAATAATGTAAGCCATATCATATTAAAGCAGTCTATTAACACCATCAAAAAGATCAGGGAGAGCAGCATCTGTATAACCCATAGTATATTTCCTTCCGTAGCTAATATCATGATAGTACTTAGGAATGGTAAACAGTAAGAAATGGTAAAAAGAAAAAACAGTGGAAGACATTGTTCTTAAAGTGTTTGAGGCCATTTATCCTTTATGATTAAAAAGAAGCAGCAGATAATACCTATAGAACGTAAACTACGCAATAATATTTGGTCGGATACTATATTGTTGATCTATAAAATGGGGTATAAGCAAGTTGCATCCACAAAGTGCTCCAAATAATAGATAAGGCGCTCCATATCTTTGCACATTATTTTGAATATAAAATAATATTGTATGCAAATTAAGCATTTCTTTGTTTATGATTTTAAATACCCTACGATTAGCTGGCTTAAACATTATGATAAATTTATTTACAGCACGATCAATTTTGATCCATCCCTTGTATCTCCAGTAATGGACAAAAAAGAAAATAAGTCCACTGGTCAAAGTAATGATGGGGATGGATAGTATATTATACATAGCAGGAAATAGTAGGTTTGACAATATAAAGGTTATTACTGCGATTAGTTGCGAGGCTATAAAAGCTTTTTTATTGGCCTTAATACCAATAATAGCTGATATAAATGGCACCAAAAGCATTGGCGCTATCATTTCTAATGCTTTAAATCCTAAATAAGGATATGAACCATTTGTAATGCTATAAGTGTTGCTAAAAATCCTGTCAGTAATGTAGTATATCTCACCCAATGGCATGCATCAAAGGTCGTCAATCTGTTTTTACATAAAGGATTCACTACGTCATGTATTAAAGTCACTCCTGCCACATGAATATACGAATCAGCACTAGACATTATAATAGCCAATAGACCAGCTATAGCCAATCCTTTTATGCCTGTTGGTAACAATGTTTGAATGATATGTGGTACAACCATATTGGATTTTAGGGCCGGGTATAGTACCAACCCTCCTAATCCAATAAAGCAGGACCAAGAAACGAAAAGCAGGATCAAATAAAGAAATGATCATATATTTACTACGCAACTGACGTTTATCTTTGGCCATAAGCATCCTCTGTACAACTGCAGGATCTACCATACCTATTTGCAAAAGCCATATAAAAAAATAGATCATGTAACGATAAAACCGTTCATGGCCTAGGATCAAAAATTTTTTTGAGGGTACCTTTAGAAATAATGCTTCTATACCTCCTACATGATATACTACATTATAAGTAATAAGCGGAATGGTAACCATAAATATAAAAAGCTGGACCATATCTGTTATGGTAACTGCCTTAATACCGCCCATTGCTGTATATAAAAGGTTCACTGATTATACCAAGAGCCGTTAACTGTATACTGGTATGTATAATGGCATTTAAGGTACTTAAAATCCCCGTAATGATCCTAGCGGATCTACCATAGATTCCCATAATCTCTGCAAGGGTCAAACAATTAGGAAAGTAGACCATTTTAGGCACAATAAAGAGTGCCCTGATTATATAAGCAATCGGAAGAGAAGCAATAGAAATATTAACGATGATACCTTTGTTAAATACAGCTGCAGCATCACTTAGGATACTTCCTGCACCTATATCAGTAGCCAAATAAGTAGCTACTAAAGGAATAACCCCATACATTTTACGGGCAATAGTATACTCTTCCATAGTTTTAGCGCTTTTCCCTGCAAAGAGCCCTATTAAAAAAGTAACTGATAAAAAGATATATACGATACTATGATCTAAATCTGCATAGTGCATATTGGCAAACTTTTATTTTTATGCTTATAATAGTAATTATGCATTTGTAAGCTTTTTTAGTTAAAAAAACTAATAAAATAATCCTAATGTCTTTCTTATACTATACTGTCAATGGAATTTCCGGTACCCCTAGACAAGAAATCACAGATTATATAGCGGAGTATTTTGAAAAAAAGGAAAAAAAAGTAACCCGAATAGCTGATCCAAAGGGATCTAACTATGGAAGACTAGTCAATGACATAGTCATACACCATCGCATGCCATTATCTGCTTTTACAGAAGCTTTGCTTTACCTTACCTGTAGCAAAGAGATATTTGACCAAGTTAATTGAAATAGCCATGCTATAGTGGTCTCTAAGGGTTCTTTTTTGGAAACATTTGGTTATCAAAATCAACTAGCTG encodes:
- a CDS encoding glycine--tRNA ligase; the encoded protein is MSTTDAALDHSNHAFKGLIAHAQAYGFIYPSSEIYDGLQSIYDYGPYGVALKRNLQNFWWQSMTQLHENIVGIDAAIMMHPTTWKASGHIDGFTDPMVDNKDSQKRYRVDLLIEEHAMQLVAQGKSTQAKSLMEEMERCLATGNLPGLDELLERFAIVCPLSKTAHWTPVRQFNLMFSTQMGAQNDGTTIYLRPETAQGIFVNFLNVQKTARMKLPFGIAQVGKAFRNEIIARQFIFRMREFEQMEMQFFIQPGTEKKWFDYWQETRKDWYSSLGINQEKINIHPHKQLAHYATAAVDIEYAFPFGSKEVEGIHSRTDFDLKRHEHYAKKKLQYFDPDLKQHYTPYVIETSVGLDRLVLMLLDNALTKTDDPAKRTYLKLPAPLAPIKAAIFPLVKKDGLAERALALFNALKYDFPLIYEETQSIGKRYTRQDLIGTPYCITIDYQTLEDETVTVRERDSMAQYRMKIAETAGYLHAATHIKSLLLQLKT
- the rnhA gene encoding ribonuclease HI; the protein is MIHIYTDGAARGNPGPGGYGIILKHNGYTKELSQGYRKTTNNRMELLAVIIGLEALKQTRQEVTIYSDSKYVIHAVEKGWLKNWIKIDFKQKKNPDLWKRFWTVYQKHLVQFCWVKGHSGHYENERCDALAVASSYANLLVDTYYESNSCIAF
- a CDS encoding HD domain-containing protein, whose amino-acid sequence is MIWLTLLSITLGWLLFKDHFGPVQWNAYNTSYYLLGYQVTMSLLIGLIFSYRKRKQIAQLYAQQQQLNHIQRLNELDYLYSIQHQVLQEKHFFNQAAYFNYVKKSLKEISKQTIKKSLSIQKSVEQLDAFITYYKNRTYSNIAYLRLNVAPIEVNELLAKLAVSLKPLGLEEKVQVCVDTKCESICCDSEQIIQLFVSKLNDLQKESTDFPLILSLQETTLCYPLHLVTNRHYKKIAPAIGFILSTTQDYVSVKPVYTVHTTISEISIPNSITELTGYKNQRVIDAHYGYSEIITTERSNQLVYIIPVDLQAIRPKVTDELPVWEGPWETEASLAIEKAFLSQLQENTNLDLNIVQNVIDQIKQIHRGQFRKSGDLFYTHPLMVATILLKMTNDPDAIVAALLHDTIEDTLLCLDQIAYQYGKEVAYIVDKVTNMDCIAWRKIKLTATENKQKIADYKDIRVIMVKLADRLHNLQTIGFHSFEKQKRVAEETLAFYIPLGKMLKLDAVNHIVDQMKKICQAIVNRVNKSTN
- a CDS encoding Ig-like domain-containing protein, translated to MLTSISTSLRRFHFSYLLLLSIISCVAVQEPEGGPPDETPPKLVRSFPENGALNVKGKKIRLTFNKDVEDENIYSNLLIMPKLNQPKNKQPYSYTISGKTLELKLNVPLQEDTTYSIHFNKAVKDTHEGTKAIGDPLTFSTGSFIDPITLKGKIKELLTNKPVGDVSVYLYSATRDPEEWQEKGTPDYYTTADQDGNFSIGCIRLGKYYIRATTGKSNTYKIDYEKDKYGFFKDPIDLNDARADIVLGLIASDVRDLKLLHGTPQKGIFEIVFNKAITSYQLTPLQTVGTKDKPQVYSLCSEASPKTITIYNTFGLLQGDTFKVKVKAEDHLHNSLEEDIPIHFKEGKTDKTTLSYSLSPSILPSILPDFTTSIVFNKPIKTFKEGLIYFECKNQQKIALKENEWAWNGDRTKLTIQKHFTAEEIMQFATQEEEKEHKSKTIKQIVTLQVEPGACTAFDQTTHKKICQTYPLRRKEETGTISGNVETDRPYFIIELLNQKDECIDSMRNRKSYQFKMVPPGSYKMRLLVLNEGEEEWSPGNILKNIEPNPVIFYEREINVIENWEVSGIDFKL
- a CDS encoding sodium:solute symporter family transporter encodes the protein MGGIKAVTITDMVQLFIFMVTIPLITYNVVYHVGGIEALFLKVPSKKFLILGHERFYRYMIYFFIWLLQIGMVDPAVVQRMLMAKDKRQLRSKYMIISLFDPAFRFLVLLYWIRRVGTIPGPKIQYGCTTYHSNIVTNRHKRIGYSWSIGYYNV
- a CDS encoding sodium:solute symporter family transporter; translated protein: MVVPHIIQTLLPTGIKGLAIAGLLAIIMSSADSYIHVAGVTLIHDVVNPLCKNRLTTFDACHWVRYTTLLTGFLATLIALQMVHILI